The proteins below are encoded in one region of Methanosarcina barkeri 3:
- a CDS encoding TIR domain-containing protein codes for MISKIYISHCEQDEPLAQELARSLWAVELESFSSLYRKARILSLGERIRFGIRQSDCFIPILTQKGAGSPEVNQEIGLAVGTDQLIIPLVEAEVELPILIHHLQPIVFSSEAYEDALGKLIQNLRELTRLDWLKIKCPYCGEEMTQYISPQEEIERALLAGTHLETRCSYCQKSIHMDPRTFRPML; via the coding sequence ATGATCTCGAAAATATACATATCCCACTGTGAACAGGACGAGCCACTTGCTCAGGAACTTGCCAGATCGCTCTGGGCTGTAGAGCTGGAAAGCTTTTCATCTCTGTACAGGAAAGCTCGAATTCTTTCCCTAGGTGAAAGGATACGTTTTGGTATTCGCCAATCAGACTGTTTTATCCCGATTCTCACACAGAAAGGTGCAGGGTCTCCGGAAGTAAATCAGGAGATTGGCCTTGCAGTCGGAACTGACCAGCTTATAATTCCGCTAGTAGAAGCAGAAGTAGAATTACCTATCCTTATACACCACCTCCAGCCCATTGTTTTTTCTTCTGAGGCTTATGAGGATGCTCTAGGAAAACTAATACAGAACCTGAGAGAACTGACCAGGCTTGACTGGCTGAAGATAAAGTGTCCCTATTGCGGAGAGGAGATGACGCAGTACATCTCACCTCAGGAAGAGATAGAGAGAGCTCTTCTAGCAGGAACGCACCTTGAGACAAGATGCAGTTATTGCCAGAAGAGTATTCACATGGACCCAAGAACATTCAGACCTATGCTCTGA